From Heteronotia binoei isolate CCM8104 ecotype False Entrance Well chromosome 17, APGP_CSIRO_Hbin_v1, whole genome shotgun sequence, one genomic window encodes:
- the LOC132585968 gene encoding E3 ubiquitin-protein ligase TRIM39-like — translation MEGGCPRTMPRCPSSPGFPQKEREPGPAAAGSLLEELRQEATCPICLDFLKEPVIVGCGHGFCQACITQWWEEMDAPSCPQCRKVFQQETFVPTRQLANVVMFVKKAQGGKGAKGKKWGRCERHQKPLKLFCHEDQVAICLECGTSLGHRNHHFLLMEVVFLEYREKIHAQLQGLEREKEELKKEKKAEDQRSRIFWAQLELEKQQTRSAFQQMRLYLEEQERLRLCQLEKMEGEMEKRDRESRARFSEEISDLNRLVAELEGKGQQPETVFGQDPRTILNRCEKKPGKQLVKLPPILEQNLRNYSRQTPDLQKALKECEESLDKALAKLLTNVNVTLDPETAHPKLRVFSDLKTVMRLQIAENRPLNLERFDTLESVLGHEKFTSGRHLWEVDLRNGLSWAVGVARESVKRKGNITLNPEEGFWVLQATDDLDSRYNLCCQIYALTSSQSVLVSDSCLQKIRILLDYEKGLVEFFSGAANEKLFAFPPTSFSGEVLRPYFFIGEGTRLECC, via the coding sequence ATGGAGGGGGGGTGCCCAAGGACCATGCCGCGGTGCCCATCCTCGCCTGGGTTTCCCCAAAAGGAGAGAGAACCGGGCCCTGCAGCAGCCGGGAGTCTCTTGGAGGAGTTACGGCAGGAGGCGACCTGCCCCATCTGCCTGGACTTTTTAAAAGAGCCCGTGATCGTGGGCTGCGGGCACGGCTTCTGCCAGGCCTGCATAACCCAGTGGTGGGAGGAGATGGACGCCCCTTCTTGCCCTCAGTGCCGAAAGGTGTTCCAGCAAGAGACCTTCGTGCCAACCCGGCAGCTGGCCAACGTCGTGATGTTCGTCAAGAAAGCTCAAGGGGGGAAAGGAGCCAAGGGGAAAAAGTGGGGTAGGTGCGAAAGGCACCAGAAGCCCCTGAAGCTCTTCTGCCACGAGGACCAAGTCGCCATCTGTTTGGAGTGCGGCACGTCCCTGGGCCACCGAAACCACCATTTCCTTCTCATGGAGGTGGTTTTCCTGGAGTACCGGGAAAAGATCCATGCCCAGCTTCAGGGTCTGGAACGTGAGAAAGAAGAGctgaagaaagagaaaaaggcgGAGGACCAGAGGAGCCGGATCTTTTGGGCCCAGTTGGAGTTAGAGAAGCAGCAGACCAGGTCGGCCTTTCAGCAGATGCGGCTTTACCTCGAAGAACAAGAGCGGCTCAGGTTGTGCCAACTGGAGAagatggagggagagatggagaagagagacagagaaagccgGGCCAGGTTCTCAGAGGAAATCTCCGATCTCAATCGCCTCGTCGCAGAGCTAGAGGGCAAGGGTCAGCAGCCGGAAACCGTATTTGGGCAGGATCCCAGAACTATATTGAACAGATGTGAGAAGAAGCCCGGAAAGCAATTGGTCAAACTTCCTCCCATACTGGAACAGAACCTCAGGAATTACTCGAGACAGACGCCTGATTTACAGAAGGCCCTCAAGGAATGTGAGGAGTCCCTGGACAAAGCGCTGGCCAAACTACTGACTAACGTGAACGTGACTTTGGATCCGGAAACGGCACATCCCAAACTCAGGGTGTTTTCGGATCTGAAGACAGTGATGCGATTGCAGATAGCAGAGAACCGTCCCTTAAACCTTGAGAGATTTGATACTCTAGAAAGTGTGCTAGGCCATGAAAAATTTACCTCAGGAAGACACTTGTGGGAGGTGGATCTGAGGAACGGACTGTCGTGGGCTGTGGGGGTGGCCAGAGAGTCTGTCAAGAGAAAGGGAAATATCACACTTAATCCTGAGGAGGGATTCTGGGTTTTGCAGGCCACAGACGACCTTGATAGTCGTTATAATTTATGCTGTCAGATCTACGCTTTGACTTCCTCTCAGTCGGTTCTTGTATCTGACAGCTGTCTCCAAAAGATCCGGATACTCCTGGACTATGAAAAGGGCCTTGTGGAGTTTTTTTCTGGCGCTGCAAATGAAAAGCTCTTTGCCTTCCCTCCAACCTCATTCTCTGGGGAGGTTCTCCGTCCCTATTTCTTCATTGGGGAAGGAACCAGGCTGGAGTGCTGCTGA
- the LOC132585970 gene encoding sialic acid-binding Ig-like lectin 8: MGPPRKPQNPASSSATLTVLIFVSLVKGLLSQKEDKLMVPASISVQRGLCVHIPCSFASSRNSSEKLHGYWFEKRGRYWHYLVTSYRFQRVEGILVASSDNKMVLHNSVRNRFRLTGDVTAGDCSFSILTVELQDAGEYYFRIETKGMVHDYKGTARMPLKVVVTELTEKPQIRNYSPVVSGTKAVYTCLARGPCLRINAKISWTTILVDYRTVQWRQQQSNGTWIYGSNFTFTPSTIDRGKWLTCWVWYPNVKKRIQSTIFLELTGSPDFDKTPLNVTRDRQLAPRTQFLGTTVTIFVIMQYLLKVLTGILFFIACFVFFARGRFRREGNSR, encoded by the exons ATGGGTCCCCCCCGGAAGCCGCAGAATCCAGCCTCTTCCTCAGCAACTCTAACAGTCCTGATCTTTGTCTCTCTTGTCAAAG GTTTGCTCAGCCAGAAGGAAGATAAACTGATGGTTCCCGCCTCCATCTCTGTCCAGCGTGGCCTCTGTGTCCACATTCCCTGCAGCTTCGCTTCAAGCCGGAACAGCTCCGAGAAACTCCATGGCTATTGGTTTGAGAAAAGAGGCAGATATTGGCATTATCTGGTCACCAGCTACAGATTCCAAAGAGTCGAAGGCATTCTCGTGGCCTCCAGTGACAACAAGATGGTGTTGCACAACTCTGTGAGGAACCGTTTCCGATTAACGGGCGACGTGACAGCAGGCGATTGCTCCTTCAGCATCCTTACCGTTGAACTCCAGGACGCAGGAGAGTACTACTTTCGCATTGAGACCAAGGGGATGGTGCACGACTACAAGGGCACAGCTCGTATGCCGCTTAAAGTTGTCGTGACAG AATTGACAGAAAAACCACAGATTCGGAATTACTCTCCTGTAGTTTCTGGGACGAAAGCTGTTTATACCTGTTTGGCACGAGGGCCCTGCTTGAGGATTAATGCAAAAATTTCGTGGACCACTATTCTGGTAGACTATAGAACAGTTCAGTGGAGACAGCAGCAAAGCAACGGTACCTGGATCTATGGCTCTAACTTCACCTTCACACCCTCCACAATTGACCGGGGCAAATGGCTCACCTGCTGGGTCTGGTACCCAAATGTAAAGAAACGAATTCAGAGCACCATCTTTCTCGAGCTTACTG GTTCGCCTGATTTTGACAAGACACCGCTGAATGTAACAAGGGACAGACAGCTTG CACCCCGGACTCAGTTTCTTGGGACTACGGTGACCATCTTCGTGATAATGCAGTACCTGTTGAA GGTTTTGACGGGCATCCTGTTCTTTATCGCGTGCTTTGTCTTTTTCGCTCGAGGGAGATTCCGACGAGAGGGGAATAGTAGATGA